ATTGGCACCTTAGGGCAAATTCTCAAAAGGTGGTGGCTCTTAGTGATTTTTATGGGTTTAGGTTATGTTGCGGCTTTGTATTATTTATCAATCGTGACTCCCAAGCACGTAGCTGTAGCAGTGTTGGAGGTAGATATTAAAACCCGCCAATTGATGGGTGAGGAATTGGAGAGTGAGAAGCTCTCTGCAGACTTAGCTATCGCTACAGAGGCGAGTAAGTTAATGGGACCGGGAATTTTAGAAGCAACTGCTGCACGTCCAGAAGTGCAAGCTTTGGAAAAGGCGATTCCTCCGAAATTTTCTTTCAAACCAAAATACTGGCGTAGCGAATCAGAGTTGGCATTCTTACCCGCCACATCGATCAGCTCGACCAAGCTAGCGGAGAACTTAGCGAATGGTTGGGTCGAGGTGAAAGGTCGTCGTAATACGGCATTGATTGAAGTGAAAGCCCATCATGCCGACGCTGAAAGTGCGAGGGTCATCGCGGATACTCTGTTGAAGGTCTATCTAGAAAAAGAGCTGGGTGAGAAGAAAGGGGGGGCAAGCGTAGCTTACACCGTTCTCAAACAGGAAAGTGAGGCGGCAAGGGAGTTACTGGATCACGCTGAGCAGTCTCTGCAGGTTTATGTCGCAGCGCGTAAATTGAACGAAAAGATTTTGGAGAACCGAGCTGAACTCATTTCTCTACGACAACGTTATAAGGAAAAGCACCCGAAAATGATTCAAGCAGAGGCGATCTATCGTGATATGTATGATCGATTCCGCCGTGAAATCAAACGCGCTATTACGGTGGATTCCGAACAGGACTATTGGCAGGAGCACCGACAGGCCATGGAGGCTCTGGATAAGAAAATTGCACTGAATAATGAAGAGAGTGACAAGGCCAAGGATGAATGGTTAGCCTTGGTGCAAATCGCTCTGACTTCGCGGAGTAATCTACTTACGGCTAGAATTGGTCACCAGCAGGAACTGTTCCAGACGATTACCAAAAGGATGACGGAAATCAACGTCGCGGATGAAACGGGCCCGGCCAAAGTTCGTGTGGTTGAAGCGGCAAAAGTCTCCAAGGCAGGTGAAAAACAGCGTGTGCTCTATCTAACCGCCGGTTCGTGTCTTGGACTTGCCGCCGGTGTGGCCATTGCCTTTTTGTTCTCACTCGTGGATTATAAGATCTATGATGTTCGCTCTCTGGAGGAAGCGAGCGGGCAGCCTTGTCTCGCTGCAGTCCCAACTAGTAAGTTATTTGATTTGAAACAGGGAT
This sequence is a window from Oceaniferula flava. Protein-coding genes within it:
- a CDS encoding polysaccharide biosynthesis tyrosine autokinase, coding for MKQDIDPFADEAEEIVESGPNRFGIGTLGQILKRWWLLVIFMGLGYVAALYYLSIVTPKHVAVAVLEVDIKTRQLMGEELESEKLSADLAIATEASKLMGPGILEATAARPEVQALEKAIPPKFSFKPKYWRSESELAFLPATSISSTKLAENLANGWVEVKGRRNTALIEVKAHHADAESARVIADTLLKVYLEKELGEKKGGASVAYTVLKQESEAARELLDHAEQSLQVYVAARKLNEKILENRAELISLRQRYKEKHPKMIQAEAIYRDMYDRFRREIKRAITVDSEQDYWQEHRQAMEALDKKIALNNEESDKAKDEWLALVQIALTSRSNLLTARIGHQQELFQTITKRMTEINVADETGPAKVRVVEAAKVSKAGEKQRVLYLTAGSCLGLAAGVAIAFLFSLVDYKIYDVRSLEEASGQPCLAAVPTSKLFDLKQGWQNVLEVEPNSSEAEALRNLRASITLLGKAERHRVVLVTSSVPGEGKTTIASELAASFALNEQKTILVDLDLRKPRVHTLFPKLDQDLGMSGVLAGQVELGKVVQATGVKGLHVICAGKKAPNPSELLHETELDKIIHTLSQHYERIIIDTPPILPVSDTRILVKHAQSVVMVVRALKAPVGAVLRAKELLLNARAPLAGVVLNGMKKRSGSKYYGYKGYGEYGASGGYGGYYDDGK